Proteins co-encoded in one Nyctibius grandis isolate bNycGra1 chromosome 14, bNycGra1.pri, whole genome shotgun sequence genomic window:
- the ANKRD13A gene encoding ankyrin repeat domain-containing protein 13A isoform X2 yields the protein MVQMILQHRDYQQTSMTLGGVPELLQKINETPDFYVEMKWEFTSWVPLVSRVCPSDVCRIWKSGAKLRVDITLLGFENMSWERGRRSLIFKGEDTGGWAELIEINHDDKFVTTERFEISQQMKRLTLGSMTPKRKDVERRLTSPIINTCLDTKNIAFERTTSGFWVWRTEKAESVNGYEAKVYIANNVNVVTKIRTEHLTEEEKKRYKADRNPLESFLGTVEHEYGAQSTTKTTEYAASNNPTAITLEEYFDPEFDLKGRDIGRPKEVTIRTQKFKATLWMSEEFPLSLMEQVTPIIDLMARTSAHFARLRDFITLEFPPGFPVKIEIPLFHVLNARITFENVNGCRTADKTSSQMVGSAQSDPGANFEVDQSVFEIPKSYHVQDDGRNIHVQDEDNEIMQFAIQQSLLESGGNKEEGVHPNGAVAYSQDFNVQYQRALQESYLTSSGNSHCSTPSEPSSFEKDLQLAMELSVREQEEREKQRREEEDAELQQVLQLSLVEK from the exons ATGGTACAAATGATTCTGCAGCATCGGGACTACCAGCAGACCTCTATGACCCTTGGAGGAGTTCCTGAATTACTCCAAAAGATCAATGAG actCCTGACTTTTATGTGGAAATGAAATGGGAGTTCACTAGCTGGG tccCACTGGTTTCTAGAGTCTGTCCAAGTGATGTCTGCCGCATCTGGAAAAGCGGTGCCAAGCTGCGTGTTGATATCACCTTACTGGGCTTTGAAAATatgagctgggagaggggaaggcGTAGTTTGATTTTCAAGGGAGAAG ATACTGGAGGTTGGGCAGAACTAATTGAGATAAATCACGATGATAAGTTTGTTACAACGGAGCGTTTTGAGATTTCCCAACAGATGAAGCGTTTGACATTGGGATCTATGACACCAAAAAGGAAAGATGTGGAAAGACGCCTTACATCTCCAATTATTAATACGTGCCTTGatacaaaaaatattgcttttgaaAG AACCACATCTGGATTCTGGGTATGGAGGACAGAAAAAGCGGAAAGCGTGAATGGTTACGAAGCAAAG gtgtacATTGCAAACAACGTGAATGTCGTCACAAAAATCCGAACAGAACATTTaacagaagaggagaagaaaagatatAAAG CTGACAGGAACCCTCTGGAATCATTTCTGGGTACGGTGGAGCATGAGTATGGTGCTCAG AGTACGACCAAGACAACAGAGTATGCTGCAAGTAACAATCCTACTGCTATTACTCTAGAGGAATACTTTGACCCAGAATTTGATTTGAAAGGTAGAGACATAGGAAGACCGAAAGAAGTCACCATTCGCACGCAGAA ATTTAAAGCAACCTTGTGGATGAGTGAAGAGTTTCCCTTGTCTCTTATGGAACAAGTCACGCCGATCATCGATCTGATGGCCAGAACTAGTGCCCATTTTGCCAGACTTAGGGATTTCATCACTCTGGAATTTCCACCAGGATTTCCTGTCAAAATTG aaATTCCCTTATTTCACGTGCTGAACGCCCGaattacatttgaaaatgtcaatGGCTGCAGGACAGCTGACAAAACATCATCACAAATGGTTGGAAGTGCACAGAGTGATCCAG GTGCTAATTTCGAGGTTGACCAGTCAGTGTTTGAGATCCCCAAATCTTACCATGTCCAGGATGATGGTAGGAACATACACGTGCAGGATGAAGATAACGAGATCATGCAGTTTGCCATTCAGCAGAGTTTGTTGGAATCTGGTGGAAATAAA GAAGAGGGGGTGCATCCCAATGGAGCAGTTGCATATTCACAGGACTTCAACGTACAGTATCAGAG ggCACTGCAGGAGAGCTATCTAACAAGCTCGGGTAACTCACACTGCAGCACCCCTAGCGAACCttccagttttgaaaaagaCTTACAGCTTGCCATGGAGTTGTCTGTCCGAGAGCAGGAGGAGCGGGAGAAGCAACGTCGTGAAGAGGAAGATGCAGAGCTTCAGCAAGTTTTACAGCTTTCTCTTGTGGAAAAATAA
- the ANKRD13A gene encoding ankyrin repeat domain-containing protein 13A isoform X1: MMSSPGRASSAFPLHVLVWNNDYRRLDEELQDKDVDQWDPRGRTLLHLAVSLGYIESAKVLLQHKADVTKENAQGWTVLHEAVSTGDPEMVQMILQHRDYQQTSMTLGGVPELLQKINETPDFYVEMKWEFTSWVPLVSRVCPSDVCRIWKSGAKLRVDITLLGFENMSWERGRRSLIFKGEDTGGWAELIEINHDDKFVTTERFEISQQMKRLTLGSMTPKRKDVERRLTSPIINTCLDTKNIAFERTTSGFWVWRTEKAESVNGYEAKVYIANNVNVVTKIRTEHLTEEEKKRYKADRNPLESFLGTVEHEYGAQSTTKTTEYAASNNPTAITLEEYFDPEFDLKGRDIGRPKEVTIRTQKFKATLWMSEEFPLSLMEQVTPIIDLMARTSAHFARLRDFITLEFPPGFPVKIEIPLFHVLNARITFENVNGCRTADKTSSQMVGSAQSDPGANFEVDQSVFEIPKSYHVQDDGRNIHVQDEDNEIMQFAIQQSLLESGGNKEEGVHPNGAVAYSQDFNVQYQRALQESYLTSSGNSHCSTPSEPSSFEKDLQLAMELSVREQEEREKQRREEEDAELQQVLQLSLVEK, translated from the exons ATGATGAGTTCCCCTGGCAGGGCCAGCAGCGCATTTCCCCTGCACGTCCTGGTCTGGAATAATGACTACAGGCGGCTGGACGAGGAGCTGCAGGACAAG GATGTTGATCAATGGGATCCACGAGGCCGGACCTTGTTGCACCTTGCTGTTTCCTTGGGTTACATAGAATCTGCCAAAGTCCTTCTTCAGCACAAGGCTGATGTAACTAAAGAGAATGCACAGGGATGGACAG ttttacatgAAGCTGTTAGTACAGGGGATCCAGAGATGGTACAAATGATTCTGCAGCATCGGGACTACCAGCAGACCTCTATGACCCTTGGAGGAGTTCCTGAATTACTCCAAAAGATCAATGAG actCCTGACTTTTATGTGGAAATGAAATGGGAGTTCACTAGCTGGG tccCACTGGTTTCTAGAGTCTGTCCAAGTGATGTCTGCCGCATCTGGAAAAGCGGTGCCAAGCTGCGTGTTGATATCACCTTACTGGGCTTTGAAAATatgagctgggagaggggaaggcGTAGTTTGATTTTCAAGGGAGAAG ATACTGGAGGTTGGGCAGAACTAATTGAGATAAATCACGATGATAAGTTTGTTACAACGGAGCGTTTTGAGATTTCCCAACAGATGAAGCGTTTGACATTGGGATCTATGACACCAAAAAGGAAAGATGTGGAAAGACGCCTTACATCTCCAATTATTAATACGTGCCTTGatacaaaaaatattgcttttgaaAG AACCACATCTGGATTCTGGGTATGGAGGACAGAAAAAGCGGAAAGCGTGAATGGTTACGAAGCAAAG gtgtacATTGCAAACAACGTGAATGTCGTCACAAAAATCCGAACAGAACATTTaacagaagaggagaagaaaagatatAAAG CTGACAGGAACCCTCTGGAATCATTTCTGGGTACGGTGGAGCATGAGTATGGTGCTCAG AGTACGACCAAGACAACAGAGTATGCTGCAAGTAACAATCCTACTGCTATTACTCTAGAGGAATACTTTGACCCAGAATTTGATTTGAAAGGTAGAGACATAGGAAGACCGAAAGAAGTCACCATTCGCACGCAGAA ATTTAAAGCAACCTTGTGGATGAGTGAAGAGTTTCCCTTGTCTCTTATGGAACAAGTCACGCCGATCATCGATCTGATGGCCAGAACTAGTGCCCATTTTGCCAGACTTAGGGATTTCATCACTCTGGAATTTCCACCAGGATTTCCTGTCAAAATTG aaATTCCCTTATTTCACGTGCTGAACGCCCGaattacatttgaaaatgtcaatGGCTGCAGGACAGCTGACAAAACATCATCACAAATGGTTGGAAGTGCACAGAGTGATCCAG GTGCTAATTTCGAGGTTGACCAGTCAGTGTTTGAGATCCCCAAATCTTACCATGTCCAGGATGATGGTAGGAACATACACGTGCAGGATGAAGATAACGAGATCATGCAGTTTGCCATTCAGCAGAGTTTGTTGGAATCTGGTGGAAATAAA GAAGAGGGGGTGCATCCCAATGGAGCAGTTGCATATTCACAGGACTTCAACGTACAGTATCAGAG ggCACTGCAGGAGAGCTATCTAACAAGCTCGGGTAACTCACACTGCAGCACCCCTAGCGAACCttccagttttgaaaaagaCTTACAGCTTGCCATGGAGTTGTCTGTCCGAGAGCAGGAGGAGCGGGAGAAGCAACGTCGTGAAGAGGAAGATGCAGAGCTTCAGCAAGTTTTACAGCTTTCTCTTGTGGAAAAATAA